In Rhea pennata isolate bPtePen1 chromosome 8, bPtePen1.pri, whole genome shotgun sequence, one genomic interval encodes:
- the SMG7 gene encoding nonsense-mediated mRNA decay factor SMG7 isoform X2, which translates to MGLKSEIPLRQAEVLKADMTDSKLGPAEVWTSRQALQDLYQKMLVTDLEYALDKKVEQDLWNHAFKNQITTLQSQAKNRANPNRSEVQANLSLFLEAASGFYTQLLQELCTVFNVDLPCRVKSSQLGIISNKQTHTSAIVKPQSSSCSYICQHCLVHLGDIARYRNQTSQAESYYRHAAQLVPSNGQPYNQLAILASSKGDHLTTIFYYCRSIAVKFPFPAASTNLQKALSKALESRDEVKTRWSVSDFIKAFIKFHGHVYLSKSLEKLSPLREKLEEQFKRLLFQKAFNSQQLVHITVINLFQLHHLRDFSNETEQHSYSQDEQLCWTQLLALFMSFLGVLCKCPLQNDYQEDSGAAYPLPAVKVSMDWLKLRPSVFQEAVVDERRYIWPWLISLLNSFQPHEEDLSNSNATPLPEEFELQGFLALRPSFRNLDFSKGHQAITGDKEGQQCRIRQQRLIFTGKWIADNQPRLIQCENEVGKLLFLTEIPELLLEDPSEAKESLALQETSIAEPLSTDGSPGLKSVLSTGRSLNNNCDAGEKPMVTFKENIKPREVNREQGRIYPPKDVGRERRDYSKGIVASKNDGKKDNNKRKNEIKKCSLDKMQEAGKQNVAVQVKSQTEMRKTPVSEARKTPVTQTPSQASSSQFIPIHHPGAFPPLPSRPGFPPPTYVVPPPVAFSMSTGYTFPGGVSVPGTFLQPTAHSPAGNQVQAGKQSHIPYSQQRPSGPGPMTQGPQQTPPPSQQPLSSLPAQATAQSASQLQVQALAQQQQQQQSPTKAVQGLGKSPPHHSGFQQYPQTDSSKQLWNPPQVQGSLGKIMPVKQSYYLQAQDPLKLFEQSLQPPVMQQQPLEKKMKPFPMEPYNQNPSEVKVPEYYWDSSYSMADNRVMAQQSSMDRRGKRQGVFRPEQDAVSRMAFEDPKSSPLLPPDLLKSLAALEEEEELIFSNPPDLYPALLGPLASLPGRSLFKSLLEKPSELMSQSSSFLSLSGFSLNQERYPNNSMFNEVYGKNMNTSTKTEVTPSVAHQETSLYSLFEGTPWSPSLPASSDHSTPASQSPHSSNPSSLPSSPPTHNHNSVPFSNFGPIGTPDNRDRRIADRWKTDKPAMGGFGLDYLPATSSSENSWHQSSTPSGTWAAQGPPMEDSSAVLMESLKSIWSSSMMHPGPSALEQLLMQQKQKQQRGQGTMNPPH; encoded by the exons GCAGGCAGAAGTCCTGAAGGCTGACATGACAG ATTCGAAGCTGGGTCCAGCAGAGGTCTGGACGTCCAGACAGGCTCTGCAGGACTTATATCAGAAAATGCTAGTGACTGATTTGGAATATGCTTTAGATAAAAAGGTGGAGCAGGACCT ttggaatcatgcctttaaaaatcagattacTACGCTACAAAGTCAAGCGAAAAATAGAGCAAATCCAAATCGGAGCGAAGTTCAGGCGAACCTTTCTCTGTTCTTAGAGGCAGCTAGTGGCTTCTACACACAG TTATTACAGGAATTGTGCACAGTTTTTAATGTAGACTTACCGTGTCGTGTGAAGTCTTCCCAGCTGGGAATCATTAGCAATAAACAGACGCACACCAGCGCTATTGTGAAGCCACAATCTAGCTCCTGCTCTTACATCTGCCAGCACTGCCTTGTCCACCTTGGAGATATCG CTCGCTACAGGAATCAGACCAGCCAGGCAGAGTCTTACTACAGACATGCAGCTCAGCTTGTCCCTTCCAATG GTCAGCCTTATAATCAGTTGGCTATTCTAGCTTCTTCCAAAGGAGACCACTTGACCACAATTTTCTACTACTGCAGAAGCATTGCTGTGAAGTTTCCTTTCCCAGCTGCCTCCACTAACCTACAAAAAGCACTTTCTAAAGCACTGGAGAG TCGTGATGAGGTGAAGACTCGATGGAGTGTGTCTGACTTCATCAAGGCATTTATTAAATTCCATGGTCATGTGTACCTGAGTAAGAGCTTGGAGAAGCTGAGCCCTCTTCGAGAAAAGCTGGAAGAACAATTCAAG AGGTTGTTATTCCAAAAGGCCTTCAATTCTCAGCAGTTAGTACATATTACAGTGATCAATCTGTTCCAACTGCATCACCTGCGAGACTTCAGCAACGAAACGGAGCAGCACAGTTACAGCCAGgatgagcagctctgctggacACAGTTACTGGCTCTCTTCA TGTCCTTTCTTGGGGTTCTGTGCAAGTGTCCTTTACAAAATGACTACCAGGAGGACTCTGGGGCTGCATATCCTCTTCCAGCTGTGAAGGTTTCAATGGACTGGCTGAAACTTAGACCCAGTGTTTTCCAGGAGGCGGTAGTTGATGAAAGACGGTA CATATGGCCCTGGCTGATTTCTCTTCTAAACAGCTTCCAGCCCCATGAAGAAGATCTTTCCAATAGTAACG CAACCCCCCTTCCAGAAGAATTCGAGTTGCAAGGATTCTTGGCTCTAAGACCCTCATTCAG GAACTTGGATTTTTCGAAAGGCCACCAAGCAATTACAGGGGATAAGGAAGGGCAACAGTGTAGGATACGGCAACAGCGTCTGATCTTCACAGGCAAATGGATTGCTGATAATCAGCCAAG GTTGATTCAGTGTGAAAATGAGGTAGGAAAGCTGCTGTTTTTGACGGAAATCCCGGAATTATTACTGGAGGACCCTAGTGAAGCCAAAGAGAGTCTCGCCTTGCAGGAAACATCAATTGCAGAGCCACTATCCACAGATGGGAGCCCTGGACTCAAATCGGTTCTGTCCACTGGCAGAAGTCTAAACAACAACTGTGATGCAGGAGAAAAACCAATGGTCACATTCAAAGAGAACATCAAGCCACGGGAAGTGAACAGAGAGCAAGGACGCATCTATCCACCTAAAGATGTGGGTAGGGAAAGAAGGGACTATAGCAAAGGAATTGTAGCCAGTAAGAATGATGGAAAGAAGGAtaacaataaaagaaagaatgaaatcaaGAAATGCAGCTTGGATAAGATGCaggaagcaggaaaacagaACGTGGCAGTTCAG GTGAAATCCCAGACCGAGATGAGGAAGACTCCAGTGTCTGAAGCCAGGAAAACGCCTGTAACTCAGACTCCGAGTCAGGCCAGCAGTTCCCAGTTCATCCCCATCCATCACCCAGGAGCCTTCCCTCCCCTGCCGAGCCGGCcag GATTCCCACCGCCGACGTACGTTGTCCCCCCACCTGTGGCTTTCTCCATGAGCACGGGATACACTTTCCCAGGTGGCGTTTCTGTCCCAGGAACCTTCCTCCAGCCCACAGCTCACTCACCTGCAGGAAACCAGGTGCAAGCTGGGAAGCAGTCCCACATTCCTTATAGCCAGCAGCGGCCCTCTGGACCAGGGCCCATGACCCAGGGACCTCAGCAAACACCACCTCCTTCCCAGCAACCCCTCTCATCGTTACCAGCTCAGGCAACAGCACAGTCTGCGAGCCAGTTGCAGGTGCAAGCgctggcccagcagcagcagcagcaacagtcCCCTACAAAAGCTGTGCAGGGCCTAGGGAAGAGCCCGCCGCACCACTCTGGATTCCAGCAG TACCCCCAGACAGACTCATCGAAGCAGCTCTGGAACCCTCCTCAAGTCCAAGGCTCGCTGGGGAAGATCATGCCTGTAAAGCAGTCCTATTACCTTCAGGCCCAGGACCCTCTAAAATTATTTGAACAGTCATTACAGCCTCCTGTGATGCAACAGCAGcctctggagaaaaaaatgaagccttttCCAATGGAGCCATATAACCAGAACCCCTCAGAAGTCAAGGTGCCAGAGTATTACTGGGACTCTTCCTACAGCATGGCTGATAACAGAGTGATGGCACAGCAGTCTAGCATGGACCGCAGGGGAAAACGGCAAGGAGTCTTCCGCCCAGAACAGGATGCTGTCTCCAGGATGGCCTTTGAG GACCCCAAGAGCTCCCCTCTGCTTCCTCCGGACCTGTTAAAGAGTCTGGCTGccttggaggaggaggaagagctgatTTTCTCTAATCCTCCTGATCTTTACCCAGCTCTGCTGGGGCCTCTCGCCTCTCTTCCTGGACGAAGCCTCTTT aagtCCTTGCTGGAAAAACCATCAGAATTGATGTCTCAGTCATCATCTTTCCTGTCCCTCAGTGGCTTTTCCCTTAATCAG GAAAGATACCCAAATAACAGCATGTTCAATGAGGTCTATGGGAAAAACATGAATACCAGCACAAAAACAGAAGTCACCCCTTCAGTCGCCCATCAGGAGACTTCACTCTATTCTCTCTTTGAAGGGACTCCGTGGTCTCCATCCCTTCCAGCCAGCTCAG ATCATTCGACACCAGCCAGCCAGTCTCCTCACTCCTCCAACCCCAGCAGCTTGCCAAGCTCCCCTCCGACCCATAACCACAATTCTGTTCCCTTCTCCAACTTTGGACCTATTGGGACTCCAGATAACAGAGACAGGAGAATTGCAGACCGCTGGAAAACTGATAAGCCAG cAATGGGAGGATTCGGTCTGGACTATCTCCCAGCAACATCGTCTTCAGAGAACAGCTGGCACCAGTCCAGCACTCCCAGTGGCACCTGGGCAGCCCAGGGTCCCCCTATGGAGGACTCCTCAGCTGTGCTCATGGAGAGCCTGAAG
- the SMG7 gene encoding nonsense-mediated mRNA decay factor SMG7 isoform X5 codes for MSLLCAQYLRQAEVLKADMTDSKLGPAEVWTSRQALQDLYQKMLVTDLEYALDKKVEQDLWNHAFKNQITTLQSQAKNRANPNRSEVQANLSLFLEAASGFYTQSSQLGIISNKQTHTSAIVKPQSSSCSYICQHCLVHLGDIARYRNQTSQAESYYRHAAQLVPSNGQPYNQLAILASSKGDHLTTIFYYCRSIAVKFPFPAASTNLQKALSKALESRDEVKTRWSVSDFIKAFIKFHGHVYLSKSLEKLSPLREKLEEQFKRLLFQKAFNSQQLVHITVINLFQLHHLRDFSNETEQHSYSQDEQLCWTQLLALFMSFLGVLCKCPLQNDYQEDSGAAYPLPAVKVSMDWLKLRPSVFQEAVVDERRYIWPWLISLLNSFQPHEEDLSNSNATPLPEEFELQGFLALRPSFRNLDFSKGHQAITGDKEGQQCRIRQQRLIFTGKWIADNQPRLIQCENEVGKLLFLTEIPELLLEDPSEAKESLALQETSIAEPLSTDGSPGLKSVLSTGRSLNNNCDAGEKPMVTFKENIKPREVNREQGRIYPPKDVGRERRDYSKGIVASKNDGKKDNNKRKNEIKKCSLDKMQEAGKQNVAVQVKSQTEMRKTPVSEARKTPVTQTPSQASSSQFIPIHHPGAFPPLPSRPGFPPPTYVVPPPVAFSMSTGYTFPGGVSVPGTFLQPTAHSPAGNQVQAGKQSHIPYSQQRPSGPGPMTQGPQQTPPPSQQPLSSLPAQATAQSASQLQVQALAQQQQQQQSPTKAVQGLGKSPPHHSGFQQYPQTDSSKQLWNPPQVQGSLGKIMPVKQSYYLQAQDPLKLFEQSLQPPVMQQQPLEKKMKPFPMEPYNQNPSEVKVPEYYWDSSYSMADNRVMAQQSSMDRRGKRQGVFRPEQDAVSRMAFEDPKSSPLLPPDLLKSLAALEEEEELIFSNPPDLYPALLGPLASLPGRSLFKSLLEKPSELMSQSSSFLSLSGFSLNQERYPNNSMFNEVYGKNMNTSTKTEVTPSVAHQETSLYSLFEGTPWSPSLPASSDHSTPASQSPHSSNPSSLPSSPPTHNHNSVPFSNFGPIGTPDNRDRRIADRWKTDKPAMGGFGLDYLPATSSSENSWHQSSTPSGTWAAQGPPMEDSSAVLMESLKSIWSSSMMHPGPSALEQLLMQQKQKQQRGQGTMNPPH; via the exons GCAGGCAGAAGTCCTGAAGGCTGACATGACAG ATTCGAAGCTGGGTCCAGCAGAGGTCTGGACGTCCAGACAGGCTCTGCAGGACTTATATCAGAAAATGCTAGTGACTGATTTGGAATATGCTTTAGATAAAAAGGTGGAGCAGGACCT ttggaatcatgcctttaaaaatcagattacTACGCTACAAAGTCAAGCGAAAAATAGAGCAAATCCAAATCGGAGCGAAGTTCAGGCGAACCTTTCTCTGTTCTTAGAGGCAGCTAGTGGCTTCTACACACAG TCTTCCCAGCTGGGAATCATTAGCAATAAACAGACGCACACCAGCGCTATTGTGAAGCCACAATCTAGCTCCTGCTCTTACATCTGCCAGCACTGCCTTGTCCACCTTGGAGATATCG CTCGCTACAGGAATCAGACCAGCCAGGCAGAGTCTTACTACAGACATGCAGCTCAGCTTGTCCCTTCCAATG GTCAGCCTTATAATCAGTTGGCTATTCTAGCTTCTTCCAAAGGAGACCACTTGACCACAATTTTCTACTACTGCAGAAGCATTGCTGTGAAGTTTCCTTTCCCAGCTGCCTCCACTAACCTACAAAAAGCACTTTCTAAAGCACTGGAGAG TCGTGATGAGGTGAAGACTCGATGGAGTGTGTCTGACTTCATCAAGGCATTTATTAAATTCCATGGTCATGTGTACCTGAGTAAGAGCTTGGAGAAGCTGAGCCCTCTTCGAGAAAAGCTGGAAGAACAATTCAAG AGGTTGTTATTCCAAAAGGCCTTCAATTCTCAGCAGTTAGTACATATTACAGTGATCAATCTGTTCCAACTGCATCACCTGCGAGACTTCAGCAACGAAACGGAGCAGCACAGTTACAGCCAGgatgagcagctctgctggacACAGTTACTGGCTCTCTTCA TGTCCTTTCTTGGGGTTCTGTGCAAGTGTCCTTTACAAAATGACTACCAGGAGGACTCTGGGGCTGCATATCCTCTTCCAGCTGTGAAGGTTTCAATGGACTGGCTGAAACTTAGACCCAGTGTTTTCCAGGAGGCGGTAGTTGATGAAAGACGGTA CATATGGCCCTGGCTGATTTCTCTTCTAAACAGCTTCCAGCCCCATGAAGAAGATCTTTCCAATAGTAACG CAACCCCCCTTCCAGAAGAATTCGAGTTGCAAGGATTCTTGGCTCTAAGACCCTCATTCAG GAACTTGGATTTTTCGAAAGGCCACCAAGCAATTACAGGGGATAAGGAAGGGCAACAGTGTAGGATACGGCAACAGCGTCTGATCTTCACAGGCAAATGGATTGCTGATAATCAGCCAAG GTTGATTCAGTGTGAAAATGAGGTAGGAAAGCTGCTGTTTTTGACGGAAATCCCGGAATTATTACTGGAGGACCCTAGTGAAGCCAAAGAGAGTCTCGCCTTGCAGGAAACATCAATTGCAGAGCCACTATCCACAGATGGGAGCCCTGGACTCAAATCGGTTCTGTCCACTGGCAGAAGTCTAAACAACAACTGTGATGCAGGAGAAAAACCAATGGTCACATTCAAAGAGAACATCAAGCCACGGGAAGTGAACAGAGAGCAAGGACGCATCTATCCACCTAAAGATGTGGGTAGGGAAAGAAGGGACTATAGCAAAGGAATTGTAGCCAGTAAGAATGATGGAAAGAAGGAtaacaataaaagaaagaatgaaatcaaGAAATGCAGCTTGGATAAGATGCaggaagcaggaaaacagaACGTGGCAGTTCAG GTGAAATCCCAGACCGAGATGAGGAAGACTCCAGTGTCTGAAGCCAGGAAAACGCCTGTAACTCAGACTCCGAGTCAGGCCAGCAGTTCCCAGTTCATCCCCATCCATCACCCAGGAGCCTTCCCTCCCCTGCCGAGCCGGCcag GATTCCCACCGCCGACGTACGTTGTCCCCCCACCTGTGGCTTTCTCCATGAGCACGGGATACACTTTCCCAGGTGGCGTTTCTGTCCCAGGAACCTTCCTCCAGCCCACAGCTCACTCACCTGCAGGAAACCAGGTGCAAGCTGGGAAGCAGTCCCACATTCCTTATAGCCAGCAGCGGCCCTCTGGACCAGGGCCCATGACCCAGGGACCTCAGCAAACACCACCTCCTTCCCAGCAACCCCTCTCATCGTTACCAGCTCAGGCAACAGCACAGTCTGCGAGCCAGTTGCAGGTGCAAGCgctggcccagcagcagcagcagcaacagtcCCCTACAAAAGCTGTGCAGGGCCTAGGGAAGAGCCCGCCGCACCACTCTGGATTCCAGCAG TACCCCCAGACAGACTCATCGAAGCAGCTCTGGAACCCTCCTCAAGTCCAAGGCTCGCTGGGGAAGATCATGCCTGTAAAGCAGTCCTATTACCTTCAGGCCCAGGACCCTCTAAAATTATTTGAACAGTCATTACAGCCTCCTGTGATGCAACAGCAGcctctggagaaaaaaatgaagccttttCCAATGGAGCCATATAACCAGAACCCCTCAGAAGTCAAGGTGCCAGAGTATTACTGGGACTCTTCCTACAGCATGGCTGATAACAGAGTGATGGCACAGCAGTCTAGCATGGACCGCAGGGGAAAACGGCAAGGAGTCTTCCGCCCAGAACAGGATGCTGTCTCCAGGATGGCCTTTGAG GACCCCAAGAGCTCCCCTCTGCTTCCTCCGGACCTGTTAAAGAGTCTGGCTGccttggaggaggaggaagagctgatTTTCTCTAATCCTCCTGATCTTTACCCAGCTCTGCTGGGGCCTCTCGCCTCTCTTCCTGGACGAAGCCTCTTT aagtCCTTGCTGGAAAAACCATCAGAATTGATGTCTCAGTCATCATCTTTCCTGTCCCTCAGTGGCTTTTCCCTTAATCAG GAAAGATACCCAAATAACAGCATGTTCAATGAGGTCTATGGGAAAAACATGAATACCAGCACAAAAACAGAAGTCACCCCTTCAGTCGCCCATCAGGAGACTTCACTCTATTCTCTCTTTGAAGGGACTCCGTGGTCTCCATCCCTTCCAGCCAGCTCAG ATCATTCGACACCAGCCAGCCAGTCTCCTCACTCCTCCAACCCCAGCAGCTTGCCAAGCTCCCCTCCGACCCATAACCACAATTCTGTTCCCTTCTCCAACTTTGGACCTATTGGGACTCCAGATAACAGAGACAGGAGAATTGCAGACCGCTGGAAAACTGATAAGCCAG cAATGGGAGGATTCGGTCTGGACTATCTCCCAGCAACATCGTCTTCAGAGAACAGCTGGCACCAGTCCAGCACTCCCAGTGGCACCTGGGCAGCCCAGGGTCCCCCTATGGAGGACTCCTCAGCTGTGCTCATGGAGAGCCTGAAG
- the SMG7 gene encoding nonsense-mediated mRNA decay factor SMG7 isoform X4, producing MTDSKLGPAEVWTSRQALQDLYQKMLVTDLEYALDKKVEQDLWNHAFKNQITTLQSQAKNRANPNRSEVQANLSLFLEAASGFYTQLLQELCTVFNVDLPCRVKSSQLGIISNKQTHTSAIVKPQSSSCSYICQHCLVHLGDIARYRNQTSQAESYYRHAAQLVPSNGQPYNQLAILASSKGDHLTTIFYYCRSIAVKFPFPAASTNLQKALSKALESRDEVKTRWSVSDFIKAFIKFHGHVYLSKSLEKLSPLREKLEEQFKRLLFQKAFNSQQLVHITVINLFQLHHLRDFSNETEQHSYSQDEQLCWTQLLALFMSFLGVLCKCPLQNDYQEDSGAAYPLPAVKVSMDWLKLRPSVFQEAVVDERRYIWPWLISLLNSFQPHEEDLSNSNATPLPEEFELQGFLALRPSFRNLDFSKGHQAITGDKEGQQCRIRQQRLIFTGKWIADNQPRLIQCENEVGKLLFLTEIPELLLEDPSEAKESLALQETSIAEPLSTDGSPGLKSVLSTGRSLNNNCDAGEKPMVTFKENIKPREVNREQGRIYPPKDVGRERRDYSKGIVASKNDGKKDNNKRKNEIKKCSLDKMQEAGKQNVAVQVKSQTEMRKTPVSEARKTPVTQTPSQASSSQFIPIHHPGAFPPLPSRPGFPPPTYVVPPPVAFSMSTGYTFPGGVSVPGTFLQPTAHSPAGNQVQAGKQSHIPYSQQRPSGPGPMTQGPQQTPPPSQQPLSSLPAQATAQSASQLQVQALAQQQQQQQSPTKAVQGLGKSPPHHSGFQQYPQTDSSKQLWNPPQVQGSLGKIMPVKQSYYLQAQDPLKLFEQSLQPPVMQQQPLEKKMKPFPMEPYNQNPSEVKVPEYYWDSSYSMADNRVMAQQSSMDRRGKRQGVFRPEQDAVSRMAFEDPKSSPLLPPDLLKSLAALEEEEELIFSNPPDLYPALLGPLASLPGRSLFKSLLEKPSELMSQSSSFLSLSGFSLNQERYPNNSMFNEVYGKNMNTSTKTEVTPSVAHQETSLYSLFEGTPWSPSLPASSDHSTPASQSPHSSNPSSLPSSPPTHNHNSVPFSNFGPIGTPDNRDRRIADRWKTDKPAMGGFGLDYLPATSSSENSWHQSSTPSGTWAAQGPPMEDSSAVLMESLKSIWSSSMMHPGPSALEQLLMQQKQKQQRGQGTMNPPH from the exons ATGACAG ATTCGAAGCTGGGTCCAGCAGAGGTCTGGACGTCCAGACAGGCTCTGCAGGACTTATATCAGAAAATGCTAGTGACTGATTTGGAATATGCTTTAGATAAAAAGGTGGAGCAGGACCT ttggaatcatgcctttaaaaatcagattacTACGCTACAAAGTCAAGCGAAAAATAGAGCAAATCCAAATCGGAGCGAAGTTCAGGCGAACCTTTCTCTGTTCTTAGAGGCAGCTAGTGGCTTCTACACACAG TTATTACAGGAATTGTGCACAGTTTTTAATGTAGACTTACCGTGTCGTGTGAAGTCTTCCCAGCTGGGAATCATTAGCAATAAACAGACGCACACCAGCGCTATTGTGAAGCCACAATCTAGCTCCTGCTCTTACATCTGCCAGCACTGCCTTGTCCACCTTGGAGATATCG CTCGCTACAGGAATCAGACCAGCCAGGCAGAGTCTTACTACAGACATGCAGCTCAGCTTGTCCCTTCCAATG GTCAGCCTTATAATCAGTTGGCTATTCTAGCTTCTTCCAAAGGAGACCACTTGACCACAATTTTCTACTACTGCAGAAGCATTGCTGTGAAGTTTCCTTTCCCAGCTGCCTCCACTAACCTACAAAAAGCACTTTCTAAAGCACTGGAGAG TCGTGATGAGGTGAAGACTCGATGGAGTGTGTCTGACTTCATCAAGGCATTTATTAAATTCCATGGTCATGTGTACCTGAGTAAGAGCTTGGAGAAGCTGAGCCCTCTTCGAGAAAAGCTGGAAGAACAATTCAAG AGGTTGTTATTCCAAAAGGCCTTCAATTCTCAGCAGTTAGTACATATTACAGTGATCAATCTGTTCCAACTGCATCACCTGCGAGACTTCAGCAACGAAACGGAGCAGCACAGTTACAGCCAGgatgagcagctctgctggacACAGTTACTGGCTCTCTTCA TGTCCTTTCTTGGGGTTCTGTGCAAGTGTCCTTTACAAAATGACTACCAGGAGGACTCTGGGGCTGCATATCCTCTTCCAGCTGTGAAGGTTTCAATGGACTGGCTGAAACTTAGACCCAGTGTTTTCCAGGAGGCGGTAGTTGATGAAAGACGGTA CATATGGCCCTGGCTGATTTCTCTTCTAAACAGCTTCCAGCCCCATGAAGAAGATCTTTCCAATAGTAACG CAACCCCCCTTCCAGAAGAATTCGAGTTGCAAGGATTCTTGGCTCTAAGACCCTCATTCAG GAACTTGGATTTTTCGAAAGGCCACCAAGCAATTACAGGGGATAAGGAAGGGCAACAGTGTAGGATACGGCAACAGCGTCTGATCTTCACAGGCAAATGGATTGCTGATAATCAGCCAAG GTTGATTCAGTGTGAAAATGAGGTAGGAAAGCTGCTGTTTTTGACGGAAATCCCGGAATTATTACTGGAGGACCCTAGTGAAGCCAAAGAGAGTCTCGCCTTGCAGGAAACATCAATTGCAGAGCCACTATCCACAGATGGGAGCCCTGGACTCAAATCGGTTCTGTCCACTGGCAGAAGTCTAAACAACAACTGTGATGCAGGAGAAAAACCAATGGTCACATTCAAAGAGAACATCAAGCCACGGGAAGTGAACAGAGAGCAAGGACGCATCTATCCACCTAAAGATGTGGGTAGGGAAAGAAGGGACTATAGCAAAGGAATTGTAGCCAGTAAGAATGATGGAAAGAAGGAtaacaataaaagaaagaatgaaatcaaGAAATGCAGCTTGGATAAGATGCaggaagcaggaaaacagaACGTGGCAGTTCAG GTGAAATCCCAGACCGAGATGAGGAAGACTCCAGTGTCTGAAGCCAGGAAAACGCCTGTAACTCAGACTCCGAGTCAGGCCAGCAGTTCCCAGTTCATCCCCATCCATCACCCAGGAGCCTTCCCTCCCCTGCCGAGCCGGCcag GATTCCCACCGCCGACGTACGTTGTCCCCCCACCTGTGGCTTTCTCCATGAGCACGGGATACACTTTCCCAGGTGGCGTTTCTGTCCCAGGAACCTTCCTCCAGCCCACAGCTCACTCACCTGCAGGAAACCAGGTGCAAGCTGGGAAGCAGTCCCACATTCCTTATAGCCAGCAGCGGCCCTCTGGACCAGGGCCCATGACCCAGGGACCTCAGCAAACACCACCTCCTTCCCAGCAACCCCTCTCATCGTTACCAGCTCAGGCAACAGCACAGTCTGCGAGCCAGTTGCAGGTGCAAGCgctggcccagcagcagcagcagcaacagtcCCCTACAAAAGCTGTGCAGGGCCTAGGGAAGAGCCCGCCGCACCACTCTGGATTCCAGCAG TACCCCCAGACAGACTCATCGAAGCAGCTCTGGAACCCTCCTCAAGTCCAAGGCTCGCTGGGGAAGATCATGCCTGTAAAGCAGTCCTATTACCTTCAGGCCCAGGACCCTCTAAAATTATTTGAACAGTCATTACAGCCTCCTGTGATGCAACAGCAGcctctggagaaaaaaatgaagccttttCCAATGGAGCCATATAACCAGAACCCCTCAGAAGTCAAGGTGCCAGAGTATTACTGGGACTCTTCCTACAGCATGGCTGATAACAGAGTGATGGCACAGCAGTCTAGCATGGACCGCAGGGGAAAACGGCAAGGAGTCTTCCGCCCAGAACAGGATGCTGTCTCCAGGATGGCCTTTGAG GACCCCAAGAGCTCCCCTCTGCTTCCTCCGGACCTGTTAAAGAGTCTGGCTGccttggaggaggaggaagagctgatTTTCTCTAATCCTCCTGATCTTTACCCAGCTCTGCTGGGGCCTCTCGCCTCTCTTCCTGGACGAAGCCTCTTT aagtCCTTGCTGGAAAAACCATCAGAATTGATGTCTCAGTCATCATCTTTCCTGTCCCTCAGTGGCTTTTCCCTTAATCAG GAAAGATACCCAAATAACAGCATGTTCAATGAGGTCTATGGGAAAAACATGAATACCAGCACAAAAACAGAAGTCACCCCTTCAGTCGCCCATCAGGAGACTTCACTCTATTCTCTCTTTGAAGGGACTCCGTGGTCTCCATCCCTTCCAGCCAGCTCAG ATCATTCGACACCAGCCAGCCAGTCTCCTCACTCCTCCAACCCCAGCAGCTTGCCAAGCTCCCCTCCGACCCATAACCACAATTCTGTTCCCTTCTCCAACTTTGGACCTATTGGGACTCCAGATAACAGAGACAGGAGAATTGCAGACCGCTGGAAAACTGATAAGCCAG cAATGGGAGGATTCGGTCTGGACTATCTCCCAGCAACATCGTCTTCAGAGAACAGCTGGCACCAGTCCAGCACTCCCAGTGGCACCTGGGCAGCCCAGGGTCCCCCTATGGAGGACTCCTCAGCTGTGCTCATGGAGAGCCTGAAG